One segment of Leptospirillum ferrooxidans C2-3 DNA contains the following:
- a CDS encoding methyl-accepting chemotaxis protein produces MAWFGRSAQLNEYERPLSEPKDESDFLNDSRILRKILDSLPDFGIAIASADMCPGKSGNRILYMNQTMKGIVSRMESEMKKSFGVSGSEVMGGSIHRFHKDPDRIKKILEGIQPGEVRKNQVMDIGGISLLSTTEPIIDPSSTRVLGYMTIFKDITSDILLEKSVDSQQKSSETLSKAMEDLNSGIREIVKTTGNASGEAQKTRLEGEAGRNTLKDLLSQVREAGEAMRALVGVVNTLNARSQEIGKVVEVIDDIASQTNLLALNAAIEAARAGDQGRGFAVVADEVRKLAERTIRATKEIGSTIRESQNDTTQTVTLIHGTLGMVTESQSKAEVVGTVFESILSHATILSDTLKSIVGVTETQSKSVSEVRDQLDLLVEGMKETMDGVKSKV; encoded by the coding sequence ATGGCATGGTTTGGCAGATCGGCACAATTGAATGAATACGAGAGACCTCTGAGTGAGCCAAAAGACGAGTCAGACTTTTTAAATGATAGCCGGATCCTGCGAAAAATTCTGGACTCCCTTCCCGATTTTGGGATTGCGATCGCTTCAGCCGATATGTGTCCGGGAAAATCGGGAAATCGCATTCTCTATATGAATCAGACCATGAAGGGAATTGTTTCGAGGATGGAGTCAGAAATGAAGAAAAGCTTCGGAGTGTCTGGCTCCGAAGTCATGGGAGGCTCCATTCACCGGTTTCATAAGGATCCCGACCGGATTAAAAAAATTCTTGAAGGAATTCAACCAGGGGAAGTGCGCAAGAATCAGGTCATGGATATCGGGGGAATCAGCCTTCTTTCGACGACCGAGCCAATTATCGATCCGTCTTCAACCCGGGTATTGGGGTATATGACGATCTTCAAGGACATCACAAGTGATATTCTTCTTGAAAAATCTGTCGATTCCCAACAGAAATCTTCGGAGACTCTCTCAAAGGCAATGGAGGATCTCAATTCGGGAATCAGGGAGATCGTCAAAACGACAGGGAATGCTTCTGGCGAAGCCCAAAAAACCCGATTGGAGGGCGAGGCTGGCCGGAACACTCTAAAAGATCTTCTCTCTCAGGTCAGGGAAGCCGGCGAAGCGATGCGGGCGCTTGTGGGTGTCGTGAATACCCTGAATGCCCGAAGCCAGGAGATTGGCAAAGTCGTGGAGGTGATCGATGACATCGCAAGCCAGACAAATCTTCTGGCCCTGAACGCGGCGATTGAAGCGGCCCGGGCGGGAGACCAGGGAAGAGGCTTTGCCGTTGTGGCTGACGAAGTCCGGAAGCTTGCCGAACGCACCATTCGGGCGACGAAGGAAATTGGATCGACCATCCGCGAGTCTCAGAACGATACGACTCAGACCGTAACACTGATTCACGGAACTCTGGGAATGGTAACGGAAAGCCAGTCCAAGGCCGAAGTGGTTGGAACGGTCTTTGAGTCGATACTCTCCCATGCGACTATTTTATCCGATACTCTGAAATCCATTGTAGGAGTTACGGAAACACAATCAAAAAGCGTATCGGAAGTCAGAGATCAACTGGACCTTTTGGTGGAAGGAATGAAGGAGACGATGGATGGAGTCAAGTCCAAAGTGTGA
- a CDS encoding Gfo/Idh/MocA family oxidoreductase, giving the protein MKPVQVLLIGLGRVGTRFYEKFHLLGEDRVKILAICEIDPGHPFLASLKEDGIPVFQDYKDALSRWGSDIDIILDTTNIPSVKIDIRHILQESGNHHTVLLPLVASYLLWHMAAPDEELVQDHSNPGY; this is encoded by the coding sequence GTGAAGCCTGTGCAGGTGCTATTAATTGGACTCGGACGTGTGGGAACCCGTTTTTATGAGAAGTTCCATCTTTTGGGAGAAGACAGGGTCAAAATCCTGGCCATCTGTGAAATCGATCCCGGACATCCGTTTTTAGCAAGTCTCAAAGAAGACGGCATACCCGTTTTTCAGGACTACAAGGATGCCCTTTCCCGATGGGGAAGTGATATCGATATCATCCTCGACACAACGAACATCCCTTCTGTCAAAATCGATATCAGGCATATTCTTCAGGAAAGTGGCAACCATCATACGGTTCTGCTCCCCCTGGTCGCTTCCTACCTCTTGTGGCATATGGCCGCTCCGGATGAGGAACTCGTTCAGGATCACAGCAATCCCGGATATTGA
- a CDS encoding GGDEF domain-containing protein, translating into MKEKTIRGYIQRLINRVRFGAVFFFLVWVGFIALYISVGQGVLKKEKSILVDEQIERNFLRLQEPLSVYVETHSSSQKLRFNIILQKILSKIPEYAVQSPGSVFTPSEQRIKGIILQIRSLGNALFIPDIGKKEREQLSLTLTNLIFESVHKEIDPLLIELRAQEIKSIHQMFLVILFNVFFLLSELVLLLWIGRPLRNYVEKSLLRPLEDLAIWSRGVTKGEEMAFGHLESFPKDEEIRDLVGSIRSMKESLLQSLGHTERKLQYNELLSMIIQASGFMSREEDILNVSRQALMSVFAGKPIEIHFHLGAFSEVDECWAMRKGGLISDQDWNGLVRCHQCEHSLMERTYLCAPIQSSEETLGTITLRAQGVFGWAEEDRSFLRDVAAHVGMSLSKLRLLHRHRNEAILDPLTGLYNRRYLEDFFQRAVALMLRHGTPYTFIMLDIDHFKEINDTHGHETGDKVLREFSEIIRSSMRQGEDMAARVGGEEFAIIVFGNRSQAFVVAEKIRKTTESRWERVKELNVTISAGLAEFFPETSLAEVMKEADQSLYQAKKEGRNRTVMAGEKGNMF; encoded by the coding sequence ATGAAAGAAAAAACCATTCGGGGCTACATCCAGAGATTGATCAACCGGGTCCGCTTTGGCGCGGTTTTTTTCTTTCTTGTATGGGTTGGATTTATTGCCCTTTACATTTCAGTTGGACAAGGTGTTCTCAAAAAGGAAAAGAGCATTCTGGTCGATGAACAAATCGAACGGAACTTTCTGAGGCTCCAGGAACCTTTGAGCGTGTATGTGGAAACGCACAGTTCTTCCCAGAAACTTCGTTTCAATATCATCCTTCAGAAAATACTCTCAAAAATACCCGAATATGCCGTGCAATCTCCAGGAAGTGTTTTCACTCCTTCAGAACAAAGGATCAAAGGAATCATCTTGCAGATCCGGTCATTGGGAAACGCCCTCTTCATTCCAGACATTGGAAAGAAGGAACGGGAACAACTTTCACTAACGCTCACCAATCTCATTTTCGAATCGGTCCACAAGGAAATTGATCCTCTTCTCATCGAATTGCGGGCGCAGGAGATAAAGAGTATCCACCAGATGTTCTTGGTCATCCTTTTTAATGTCTTTTTCCTTCTCTCGGAACTTGTTCTTCTCTTATGGATAGGGCGCCCTCTTCGAAACTATGTCGAAAAATCCCTTCTGAGACCTCTGGAAGATCTGGCGATCTGGTCTCGGGGAGTGACAAAAGGGGAGGAGATGGCGTTCGGACACCTCGAATCTTTCCCAAAGGATGAGGAAATTAGGGATCTGGTTGGGTCCATCCGGTCGATGAAAGAGTCTCTATTACAGTCGTTGGGACATACCGAGCGCAAACTTCAGTATAACGAACTCCTGTCGATGATCATCCAGGCTTCGGGCTTCATGTCCAGGGAAGAGGACATCCTCAATGTATCCCGTCAAGCTTTGATGTCGGTATTTGCTGGAAAACCGATAGAGATTCATTTCCATCTTGGAGCGTTTTCCGAAGTGGATGAATGCTGGGCTATGAGGAAGGGAGGACTGATCAGCGATCAGGACTGGAATGGATTGGTCCGCTGCCACCAATGTGAACATAGCCTGATGGAAAGAACGTATCTCTGTGCCCCCATCCAGTCCTCTGAAGAGACTCTCGGGACGATCACGCTAAGGGCGCAAGGGGTATTTGGATGGGCAGAAGAAGACCGTTCATTCTTAAGGGATGTCGCGGCCCATGTTGGAATGTCTCTCTCAAAACTCAGACTGTTGCATCGGCATAGGAACGAAGCAATTCTTGACCCGCTGACCGGCTTGTACAATCGGCGATATCTGGAAGACTTTTTCCAGAGGGCGGTGGCTCTTATGCTCCGACATGGAACCCCTTACACCTTTATTATGCTGGATATCGACCATTTTAAAGAGATTAATGACACGCATGGGCATGAAACAGGAGATAAGGTCCTCCGGGAATTTTCGGAAATCATCCGGAGCAGTATGCGACAGGGGGAAGATATGGCTGCGCGTGTTGGAGGGGAGGAATTCGCGATCATTGTGTTTGGAAACAGATCCCAGGCTTTTGTCGTGGCGGAAAAGATCCGAAAGACAACAGAGTCAAGATGGGAAAGGGTGAAGGAACTCAATGTGACCATATCGGCAGGACTTGCGGAATTCTTTCCGGAGACTTCCCTGGCCGAGGTGATGAAAGAAGCCGATCAATCACTCTATCAGGCCAAGAAGGAAGGGAGAAACAGGACGGTCATGGCAGGGGAAAAGGGGAACATGTTTTAA
- a CDS encoding RNA polymerase factor sigma-54: MIPICKEKLDPALLGKIVVARFLELPLQRFDLFVQRLESELLTQRLSGVITIREIEGTKMGQNVDPEGKTIGEIGWEGNTPELLYHKKSYIRTYHFDDTDQEGILQKKEFQKMVQSFRLINTRNHLTYALIQYMLRYQATYLRASDPTLLRPLTQSQISFGLATGGFYSGIADSSRISRLIRTLFVKMPDNRIRDLSILSPSSREICCHFINRVIKLERSLMDEGKLLDPLTDGEIAERVGADFGSHLSRRTVAYIRRELGIPEGKERRQVRCYHVATAHFSPPMFLSTPILREVVPNEPGVYEIRSFVPGSHEGVIYIGSTRDLRKRLHHHLQGTGNNQRLREKIVRGARFRFRIVREHWRDEEREIYRTFCVTYGTPPECNRMSP; the protein is encoded by the coding sequence ATGATTCCCATATGTAAAGAAAAACTTGATCCAGCTCTTCTCGGAAAAATCGTTGTGGCGAGATTTTTGGAACTCCCTCTTCAACGTTTCGACCTGTTTGTGCAACGCCTCGAGTCGGAACTATTAACCCAGAGACTCTCCGGAGTTATCACGATTCGAGAAATTGAAGGCACAAAAATGGGCCAGAATGTTGATCCGGAGGGAAAGACGATCGGAGAGATTGGATGGGAAGGAAATACTCCAGAACTTCTATATCATAAAAAGAGTTATATTAGGACATATCACTTCGATGATACCGATCAAGAAGGGATTCTCCAGAAAAAAGAATTCCAAAAAATGGTTCAGAGTTTCCGGCTCATCAATACCAGAAATCATTTGACCTATGCTTTGATCCAATACATGCTCCGTTATCAGGCGACGTATCTTCGAGCCTCCGACCCAACGCTTCTCCGCCCATTGACCCAGAGCCAGATTTCCTTTGGTCTGGCAACTGGCGGGTTTTATTCGGGCATTGCCGACTCTAGCCGTATATCCCGTCTCATTAGGACTCTTTTCGTAAAAATGCCGGATAACCGGATCCGTGACCTTTCGATTCTTTCCCCGAGTTCTCGTGAAATTTGTTGTCATTTTATCAATAGAGTGATAAAACTTGAAAGATCATTGATGGATGAAGGAAAACTTTTGGATCCACTCACGGATGGGGAGATCGCTGAACGGGTAGGTGCAGACTTCGGATCCCATTTGTCGAGAAGAACGGTCGCTTACATTCGCCGTGAACTCGGTATCCCTGAGGGAAAGGAGCGACGGCAGGTAAGGTGTTACCATGTGGCGACGGCACACTTTTCTCCACCGATGTTTCTTTCCACACCAATTTTGAGAGAGGTTGTTCCAAACGAACCAGGAGTGTATGAAATCCGCTCGTTTGTTCCGGGGTCTCATGAAGGTGTTATCTACATCGGCTCTACTAGGGATCTCAGGAAAAGGTTGCATCACCATCTTCAAGGAACCGGAAATAACCAGCGACTTCGGGAAAAAATCGTCAGAGGTGCCAGGTTCCGCTTCCGGATTGTCAGAGAACACTGGCGGGATGAGGAGCGAGAGATTTACCGGACATTCTGCGTCACATACGGAACGCCTCCCGAGTGCAACCGCATGAGTCCGTGA
- a CDS encoding EAL domain-containing protein: MEELIQKLALDEESHRLRRDFLGFTEEDGSRLKALHPHISSFYPQFIDSFYQHLIDFEKNRCFLQEEATVEFLKKNHTAYFNNLTTGIYDKDYISSRLKIALIHHSIGLSLQWYLGVYVRYLSDFLPKIRLLTSDLSEEFTSVVVSFLKVMMFDLGFALDTQKYIETRRLYNLKQYAESILSNIPDGILVLSGSLTILSANQSFLKQFDLATKEVVGNPIEKILNASGLKSRLLEVLGRAGAHSDFFLTIGKSGKEPVKQMQVILMGMRFEEEEGQALLIMKDLSEEERLKAISGGSERRFRKLADVAQSGIILVDSKNIILYFNGSAEKMFGISRDLALERSLHMLLPEAEDFIFSSVTDPLEEQENQFFETQGQRSDGSFFSVEVSASISNEPSGPLTTLVVRDLTRPKQFEDELLYVANYDALTGLPNRTQLIDLLSRAISQTERNDEQIALLFLDLDRFKGINDSMGHAIGDTLLVEIGKRLSHCLRKGDIVARFGGDEFVILLKDLDKEINIEQIAEKILDELAQSFEIDQNQIFMNGSIGISIYPNDGDTADLLLRRAEAAMYRAKEIGNSYVSYSPEIGTLPERRFIMERDLRLALEREEFELYFQPQIDLQTGTLVGAEALIRWRHPEKGWILPEQFIPMAESTGLIVPIGAWVIRAACNQIKLWKDTGFDPIRLTVNVSVKQFERGRLTETFESSLIEYGVDGRFLEMEVTESVLLKHSLTADNLRDLLRLGIRTSIDDFGTGYSSLSSLKKLPVYKLKIDRSFVTPLQEDPDIRAITNAIITMAAALRLKTIAEGVETQEQFDILKKLGCDEIQGYYFSTPLPNLEFLKWVQDRKSIEGS; this comes from the coding sequence ATGGAAGAATTAATCCAAAAATTAGCTCTTGATGAAGAGAGTCACCGTCTCCGTCGCGATTTTCTTGGATTCACAGAAGAAGATGGCTCCCGTCTAAAGGCTCTCCATCCCCATATTTCCTCCTTTTATCCTCAGTTTATAGATAGCTTCTATCAGCACCTCATCGATTTCGAAAAAAACAGATGTTTCCTCCAGGAGGAAGCAACTGTCGAGTTTCTGAAAAAAAATCATACCGCTTATTTTAATAATTTGACGACTGGGATTTATGACAAGGATTACATCAGCAGTCGCCTCAAGATTGCCTTGATTCATCATTCCATTGGCCTTTCTCTGCAATGGTATCTGGGCGTGTATGTAAGATATCTTTCGGATTTTCTTCCCAAAATTCGGTTGCTTACGTCCGATCTGTCAGAAGAGTTCACGTCAGTTGTCGTCTCTTTTCTCAAGGTGATGATGTTTGACCTGGGGTTTGCTCTGGATACCCAAAAATATATTGAGACCAGAAGGCTCTATAATCTGAAACAATATGCGGAGAGCATCCTCTCGAATATTCCTGACGGCATTCTCGTTCTTTCGGGATCCCTTACGATCCTTTCTGCCAACCAATCCTTTCTGAAACAATTTGATCTTGCTACGAAAGAGGTTGTCGGGAATCCCATTGAGAAAATCCTTAACGCATCCGGGCTGAAGTCTCGTCTTTTGGAGGTGCTCGGAAGAGCAGGAGCACATTCCGATTTCTTTCTGACAATAGGAAAATCCGGAAAAGAACCTGTGAAACAAATGCAGGTCATTCTTATGGGAATGCGTTTTGAGGAAGAAGAGGGCCAGGCTCTTCTGATTATGAAAGACCTTTCGGAAGAAGAACGATTGAAAGCCATATCAGGCGGGTCCGAACGACGTTTCAGAAAATTGGCCGATGTCGCTCAATCCGGAATCATTTTAGTGGATTCGAAGAATATAATTCTTTATTTCAATGGGTCTGCAGAAAAAATGTTCGGGATTTCGAGGGATCTTGCGTTAGAACGTTCGCTCCATATGCTCCTACCAGAGGCGGAAGATTTTATCTTTTCCTCTGTCACCGATCCTCTAGAGGAGCAAGAAAACCAATTTTTTGAGACACAGGGTCAACGAAGCGATGGGTCATTTTTTTCTGTTGAGGTCTCGGCTAGTATCTCCAATGAACCTTCCGGTCCTTTAACGACACTCGTAGTTCGTGATCTTACCCGCCCCAAACAATTTGAAGATGAACTTCTTTATGTTGCCAATTATGATGCCCTGACAGGTCTTCCCAACCGTACACAACTAATCGATCTGCTGAGTCGGGCCATCTCCCAGACCGAAAGGAATGATGAACAGATAGCTCTTCTGTTTCTTGATCTGGATCGATTCAAGGGGATCAACGACTCCATGGGACACGCAATTGGTGATACCCTATTGGTGGAGATAGGAAAACGCCTCTCCCACTGTCTCAGAAAGGGTGACATCGTAGCCCGCTTCGGTGGGGATGAATTCGTCATTCTTTTGAAAGATCTCGATAAAGAGATAAATATCGAACAGATTGCGGAAAAAATTCTCGATGAGTTGGCCCAGTCTTTCGAAATTGATCAAAATCAGATTTTTATGAATGGAAGTATTGGTATATCGATCTACCCTAATGACGGTGACACGGCGGACCTTCTTTTACGACGTGCGGAAGCTGCCATGTATCGGGCAAAAGAGATCGGGAATTCTTATGTCTCCTACAGTCCAGAAATTGGTACTCTTCCTGAACGGAGATTTATAATGGAGCGGGATTTACGTCTGGCTCTGGAACGAGAGGAATTCGAACTTTACTTTCAACCTCAGATCGATCTTCAAACGGGAACGCTGGTAGGAGCGGAAGCGTTGATCCGATGGAGACATCCGGAAAAAGGTTGGATACTTCCCGAGCAGTTCATTCCCATGGCCGAATCGACAGGGCTGATTGTTCCGATCGGAGCTTGGGTAATTCGTGCTGCCTGTAACCAGATCAAATTATGGAAAGATACGGGATTCGACCCCATCCGACTGACCGTCAATGTCTCGGTCAAACAATTCGAACGTGGGCGTCTGACCGAGACATTTGAATCCTCCTTGATTGAATATGGGGTTGATGGGCGATTTCTCGAAATGGAAGTAACCGAAAGCGTGCTGTTGAAACATTCCCTAACTGCTGACAATCTGCGGGATCTGTTGCGTCTGGGTATCAGGACCTCGATCGATGACTTTGGCACGGGCTATTCAAGTCTATCGAGTCTTAAGAAACTTCCCGTTTACAAATTGAAAATAGACCGTTCATTTGTGACCCCGCTTCAGGAGGATCCAGATATCCGGGCAATCACCAACGCCATCATCACGATGGCGGCGGCTCTCCGCCTAAAGACGATTGCGGAGGGAGTCGAAACACAAGAACAGTTCGATATTTTGAAAAAACTGGGATGTGATGAAATCCAGGGGTATTATTTTAGTACTCCTCTCCCGAATTTAGAGTTTCTGAAATGGGTTCAGGATAGAAAATCAATTGAAGGATCATAA
- a CDS encoding putative bifunctional diguanylate cyclase/phosphodiesterase yields the protein MDPFQSEFEHQFILQAIGDAIIAVDLDRRILWVNPAFVRLFGYSSGEMVSKPIALLYANPVDYEEQGKLRYSRNSPSDSHPYEMQYRKKDGSTFWGEAHGAVVINEREERIGFTVSIRDITRQKQLIHDLHLEKEQWFVTLKSIGDAVITTDEHCRITYLNPLAEEMTGWGSDEAMGHPIAQVFQIVNEYTGAPGDNPVERALKEGVVVELANHTLLIRRDGKKFSIEDSAAPIRDDEEKVRGCVIIFRDVTEKRRLEQKISYQANYDALTGLPNRHLFQDRVTQAIAQAHRTGRLFALLYVDVDHFKNINDRLGHPFGDRVLVELGRRFTSIVRESDTIARIGGDEFAIILGDLSDQTEALVLGHRLLNESVTPFRIDDSRADLTVSIGVTLFPDDGTDMTSLVRNADIALYQVKKTGRNNIQFFSQEMNRIVQKRLKIATELQDALDQNQFFLHYQPIVDYAQSRAIGVEALVRWKHRNKTRHPDEFIPVAEEMGLIVPLGRWVLQSALQQMRIWIDQGFLLNRLAVNVAVKQIHSAGFVDFLEYLLKENRIDPALLELEITERTLMFQDHHTLETLSRIRDLGVSISVDDFGTGYSSLNYIRNFPVNTLKIDRSFLTGLFNNHYDQAIVLAILAMAKSLSLDVVAEGVEQEEQDRFLRNNGCYLAQGYYYGHPVSPEKVQPLFDRIAQNPPHKIP from the coding sequence ATGGATCCCTTTCAATCAGAATTCGAGCATCAATTCATCCTTCAGGCCATAGGAGACGCCATCATTGCGGTGGATCTTGATCGGCGAATCCTGTGGGTCAATCCTGCCTTTGTCCGCCTCTTCGGCTACTCTTCCGGGGAAATGGTTTCCAAACCCATCGCTCTCTTGTATGCCAATCCGGTTGATTACGAGGAGCAGGGGAAACTTCGTTACAGCCGGAACAGCCCTTCTGACTCTCATCCCTACGAGATGCAGTACAGGAAAAAAGACGGCAGTACTTTTTGGGGGGAAGCCCATGGTGCAGTCGTCATCAACGAACGGGAGGAGCGAATCGGGTTTACCGTATCCATCCGGGATATCACCCGGCAAAAACAGCTGATCCATGATCTCCACCTCGAAAAGGAACAGTGGTTCGTGACACTCAAATCCATCGGGGATGCGGTGATTACGACCGATGAACATTGCCGGATCACCTATTTGAATCCCCTGGCGGAAGAGATGACAGGATGGGGATCTGATGAAGCCATGGGACATCCGATCGCTCAAGTCTTTCAGATCGTCAATGAATATACCGGAGCTCCCGGAGACAATCCGGTGGAACGGGCACTGAAGGAAGGCGTCGTTGTGGAACTTGCCAACCACACCCTTCTGATCAGGAGGGATGGAAAAAAGTTCTCCATTGAGGACTCCGCAGCGCCTATCAGAGATGATGAGGAGAAAGTCCGTGGTTGTGTGATTATCTTCCGGGATGTTACCGAAAAACGGAGACTCGAGCAGAAAATCAGCTACCAGGCCAATTATGATGCCCTGACAGGTCTTCCCAACCGACATCTGTTTCAGGACCGAGTGACCCAGGCCATCGCACAGGCTCATCGCACCGGCCGACTGTTTGCGCTTTTGTATGTGGATGTGGACCATTTCAAGAATATCAACGACCGCCTTGGTCACCCCTTTGGGGATCGGGTTCTGGTTGAGTTGGGGCGGCGATTTACAAGCATCGTTCGCGAGTCAGATACCATTGCTCGTATCGGAGGAGATGAGTTCGCCATCATTCTGGGAGATTTGTCGGATCAGACCGAAGCTCTTGTTTTGGGGCACCGGCTCTTGAATGAATCGGTCACTCCATTCAGGATCGATGATTCCCGCGCGGACCTGACAGTCAGTATCGGTGTGACCCTTTTCCCTGATGATGGAACCGACATGACAAGTCTTGTACGCAATGCCGACATCGCTCTTTACCAGGTCAAGAAAACCGGACGCAACAACATCCAGTTTTTCTCTCAGGAGATGAACCGGATTGTCCAGAAGCGACTGAAAATCGCGACAGAGCTTCAGGATGCACTCGATCAGAACCAATTTTTTCTCCATTACCAGCCGATTGTCGACTATGCACAGTCCAGAGCCATCGGAGTAGAAGCTCTTGTTCGCTGGAAACATCGAAATAAAACTCGCCATCCGGATGAATTCATCCCTGTGGCCGAAGAAATGGGACTCATCGTTCCCTTGGGAAGATGGGTATTGCAATCAGCCCTTCAGCAGATGAGAATCTGGATTGACCAGGGCTTTCTGCTAAACCGGTTGGCGGTGAATGTTGCCGTCAAACAGATCCACTCGGCGGGATTCGTCGATTTTCTGGAATACCTTTTGAAGGAGAATCGCATCGATCCCGCTCTTCTTGAGCTGGAAATCACGGAAAGGACATTGATGTTTCAGGATCATCATACGTTAGAAACACTCTCCCGAATACGAGATCTCGGCGTGAGTATTTCTGTTGACGATTTTGGAACAGGATACTCCTCCCTGAATTACATCCGGAATTTTCCAGTGAATACGCTCAAGATCGACCGGTCATTTCTGACAGGCCTGTTCAACAACCATTACGACCAGGCGATCGTTCTGGCCATCCTCGCCATGGCCAAGTCACTTTCCCTGGATGTGGTGGCCGAAGGCGTCGAACAGGAGGAACAAGATCGCTTCCTTCGAAACAACGGATGTTATCTGGCCCAGGGTTACTATTACGGCCATCCGGTCTCTCCCGAAAAGGTCCAACCTCTTTTTGACAGGATTGCACAGAATCCACCTCATAAAATCCCTTAG
- a CDS encoding HDOD domain-containing protein — protein sequence MVEDTNKIFENFEKKEGFSALPEVVSDVLYSLELENTSLIDIAEIIKRDPGFATQVMKYANSGQYILSNPIRSVDAAVSLIGMTAIKGLCLVLPIFEKYKNILGIPEIWTHSRASAICCKSIAQAIRFEEVDVAETAGLLHDIGKVVLAVTMGDLFYSQIQTADSLERQSDWRMEKSLMGVNHCFIGGGIARKFRLPQTLIDTIMWHHEFEKSQNSQILACICFVGDQIAGMIGFGHPDYVFIEPRIGAALEFLGIHDELFETIMLDCLTRVNQMAPS from the coding sequence ATGGTGGAAGACACTAACAAGATATTCGAGAATTTCGAAAAAAAAGAAGGATTTTCAGCACTTCCTGAAGTGGTTAGCGATGTCCTTTACTCTCTTGAATTGGAGAACACCTCACTGATAGATATTGCAGAAATCATCAAAAGAGATCCTGGATTTGCTACTCAAGTCATGAAGTATGCAAATTCAGGCCAGTACATCCTCTCCAACCCTATTAGAAGTGTCGATGCGGCCGTTAGTCTCATTGGAATGACTGCAATCAAGGGGCTATGCCTGGTTTTGCCTATTTTTGAAAAATACAAGAATATTCTTGGTATCCCTGAAATCTGGACTCATAGCCGCGCTTCGGCAATTTGTTGTAAGAGCATTGCCCAAGCGATTAGATTCGAAGAAGTGGATGTCGCAGAAACAGCCGGACTTCTTCATGATATTGGAAAAGTTGTCTTGGCTGTAACAATGGGTGACCTTTTTTATTCCCAAATACAGACGGCTGATTCTCTGGAGAGACAGTCCGACTGGCGAATGGAGAAGAGTCTCATGGGAGTGAATCATTGCTTTATCGGAGGCGGGATTGCGAGAAAATTCAGACTGCCTCAAACACTCATCGACACCATCATGTGGCATCATGAATTTGAGAAGTCTCAGAATAGTCAGATTTTGGCGTGCATCTGTTTTGTTGGTGATCAAATTGCTGGGATGATCGGGTTCGGACACCCTGACTACGTTTTTATTGAGCCCAGAATCGGAGCAGCTTTGGAGTTTTTGGGAATCCATGACGAATTATTTGAAACCATTATGTTGGATTGTTTAACCCGCGTCAATCAAATGGCTCCTTCCTAA
- a CDS encoding type IVB secretion system apparatus protein IcmL/DotI: MGLFGFGKQKEQTTGGSAGQKASAPGSSPIREGGAEFVRFRNDFYKDEYRNKSAILRYGAGALLASVLLNGAMGWALVHKSPVYFAATNDGRILPLVPLSHPAASDRAVVSWATNVATAAYSYDFVNWRSALSGLSPEFTKEGFASFIGSLKASGNLKLVSDNRMVASAVPTEAGVILAKGLLKGVYVWKIQVPILVTYQAAKSSVSQNLLVTLMVVRRSVLVHPKGLAVAQFLAKEHKL, translated from the coding sequence ATGGGACTCTTCGGATTCGGAAAACAAAAGGAACAAACGACAGGGGGTTCAGCGGGACAAAAGGCCTCTGCTCCCGGATCGAGTCCGATCCGGGAGGGAGGTGCCGAGTTTGTTCGTTTCCGGAACGACTTCTACAAGGATGAGTACCGGAACAAGTCAGCGATTCTCCGCTATGGAGCGGGGGCTCTTCTGGCGTCAGTCCTTCTGAATGGTGCGATGGGATGGGCGCTCGTCCACAAAAGTCCCGTCTATTTTGCCGCCACGAACGATGGCCGGATCCTGCCGCTTGTACCGTTGTCCCACCCCGCCGCGTCCGACCGTGCCGTTGTGTCCTGGGCCACAAATGTGGCCACCGCCGCCTATTCGTATGATTTTGTGAACTGGAGATCCGCCCTGTCCGGGCTTTCCCCCGAATTCACGAAAGAGGGATTTGCCTCGTTTATCGGATCGCTCAAGGCCTCCGGCAACCTGAAGCTCGTCTCCGACAACCGCATGGTAGCGTCTGCCGTTCCCACAGAAGCAGGAGTTATCCTCGCCAAGGGACTTTTGAAGGGCGTTTACGTCTGGAAGATCCAGGTGCCCATCCTGGTCACCTACCAAGCAGCCAAGTCGAGCGTTTCCCAGAATCTTCTTGTCACTCTCATGGTGGTCAGGCGCAGCGTCCTGGTTCACCCGAAGGGTCTGGCCGTTGCCCAGTTTCTGGCGAAGGAACACAAGCTGTGA